A window of the Streptomyces sp. JB150 genome harbors these coding sequences:
- a CDS encoding DUF1062 domain-containing protein: protein MLHTWVVMPTCLPTVLRRCPDCSSGRFRADGTFRVNAHHKLLDAWLLVLCASCGATAKLTVLERAHVRSVRPGLLDRLHDNDPGLAAELLQDPLVLRRNRVALDWDGAWRLDTGGPDRPDHEVIDVSVRFAARIPVRPVRLIAEGCGLPRAEVERLISDGRLVSAVRLNGRLSGDFTFTLKR from the coding sequence GTGCTCCACACCTGGGTGGTCATGCCCACCTGCCTGCCGACCGTGCTCCGTCGTTGCCCCGACTGCTCCTCCGGGCGGTTCCGGGCCGACGGCACGTTCCGCGTCAACGCCCACCACAAGCTCCTCGACGCCTGGCTCCTCGTGCTCTGCGCCTCGTGCGGCGCCACCGCGAAGCTCACCGTCCTGGAGCGGGCGCATGTGCGCTCCGTGCGGCCCGGACTGCTCGACCGGCTGCACGACAACGACCCCGGCCTCGCGGCCGAGTTGCTCCAGGACCCGCTCGTGCTGCGCCGCAATCGCGTCGCCCTCGACTGGGACGGTGCCTGGCGCCTCGACACCGGCGGACCGGATCGTCCGGACCACGAGGTGATCGACGTGTCGGTCCGCTTCGCGGCACGCATCCCGGTCCGGCCGGTGCGGCTCATCGCCGAAGGGTGTGGTCTGCCGCGGGCGGAGGTCGAGCGGCTGATCTCGGACGGGAGGCTCGTCTCGGCGGTCCGGCTGAACGGCCGGCTCTCCGGCGACTTCACCTTCACGCTCAAGCGCTGA
- a CDS encoding amidohydrolase: MARTLDDVHTTLRAEVARRAGELWDVALRLHADPEYAFAEHRAADLLTGVLERDGFTVERGVAGLPTAFTARAGHGRPAVALLLEYDALPGLGHACGHNLIAAAGLGAALATGAVLGAAHGSVLAVGTPAEEGGGGKALEAEAGVFDDVDAALMFHPGVVDWARAPLTAQVQYRIGFHGRAAHPTGNPTEGIDALAALIELFNVVHVLSRRLPPASHIQGIVTHGGTATNIVPEYAEGRFGLRAATTAELEELVGRLRTSAEGVARATGTRVEIERAGARYEHFRDNAVLSGRFADHLARSGITLTPPAPGVHLGSSDIGNVSSRVPAIHPFVAITDSDGCDHTPEFARAAASDRARAVLTAAAQALACTAADVLLDPPLRTTAWARHRQPEASRGLSA, from the coding sequence GTGGCCCGCACGCTCGACGACGTCCACACCACCCTGCGCGCCGAGGTCGCCCGCCGGGCCGGCGAACTGTGGGACGTCGCCCTGCGCCTGCACGCCGACCCCGAGTACGCCTTCGCCGAGCACCGGGCCGCCGACCTGCTCACCGGCGTCCTCGAACGCGACGGCTTCACCGTCGAGCGCGGCGTCGCGGGCCTGCCGACCGCGTTCACCGCCCGCGCGGGCCACGGCCGGCCGGCGGTGGCGCTGCTCCTGGAGTACGACGCCCTGCCCGGCCTCGGCCACGCCTGCGGCCACAACCTCATCGCCGCCGCGGGTCTCGGCGCGGCCCTGGCGACGGGCGCGGTCCTCGGCGCGGCGCACGGCTCGGTGCTGGCGGTGGGCACCCCGGCCGAGGAGGGCGGCGGCGGCAAGGCCCTGGAGGCGGAGGCCGGTGTGTTCGACGACGTCGACGCCGCCCTGATGTTCCACCCCGGCGTGGTCGACTGGGCGCGGGCCCCGCTGACCGCCCAGGTGCAGTACCGGATCGGCTTCCACGGGCGCGCCGCCCATCCCACCGGCAACCCGACGGAGGGCATCGACGCGCTCGCCGCGCTGATCGAGCTGTTCAACGTCGTGCACGTCCTCAGCCGGCGCCTGCCGCCCGCGTCCCACATCCAGGGCATCGTCACGCACGGCGGCACGGCCACCAACATCGTCCCCGAGTACGCCGAGGGCCGGTTCGGGCTGCGCGCGGCCACCACCGCCGAACTGGAGGAGCTGGTGGGGCGGTTGCGTACCAGTGCCGAGGGCGTGGCCCGTGCCACCGGCACCCGCGTGGAGATCGAGCGGGCCGGCGCGCGCTACGAGCACTTCCGCGACAACGCGGTCCTCTCCGGCCGGTTCGCCGACCACCTGGCCCGCTCGGGCATCACCCTCACCCCACCCGCCCCCGGTGTCCACCTCGGTTCCTCGGACATCGGCAACGTCAGCTCGCGGGTGCCCGCCATCCACCCCTTCGTCGCCATCACGGACTCCGACGGCTGCGACCACACCCCCGAGTTCGCCCGCGCCGCGGCCTCGGACCGGGCCCGTGCCGTACTCACCGCCGCCGCCCAGGCCCTCGCCTGCACCGCGGCGGACGTCCTGCTGGATCCGCCGCTGCGCACGACGGCGTGGGCCCGGCACCGGCAACCGGAGGCGAGCCGGGGGCTCAGCGCTTGA